A single genomic interval of Staphylococcus hyicus harbors:
- a CDS encoding 6-phosphogluconolactonase, with translation MAMNFKVFKDKDTAAIYAADIIRKQFNNNPTTIAGFHLNEEAAPVLDYLKRNVDDHAVDFSQIHILDYDKQTSYFKALGVPEKQIHEIPEEDEVEKFIERKAKTKDNKGKLTLQVVSINNKGEFGIPVTNGLKPAREIFVVVTGSEKADVIKKLYEDNGNTSFIPSSLKAHRMVNVILDEAAAQGLPDDVRAYFTSLYA, from the coding sequence ATGGCAATGAACTTTAAAGTTTTTAAAGACAAAGATACTGCAGCGATTTATGCGGCGGATATCATTAGAAAACAATTCAATAATAATCCAACAACGATCGCAGGGTTTCATTTAAATGAGGAAGCGGCACCAGTGCTTGATTATTTAAAGCGTAATGTTGATGATCATGCGGTTGATTTTAGTCAAATTCATATTTTAGATTACGATAAACAAACATCATACTTTAAAGCATTAGGTGTACCAGAAAAACAAATTCATGAAATTCCAGAAGAAGATGAAGTTGAAAAATTTATTGAACGTAAAGCGAAAACGAAAGACAATAAAGGCAAACTTACATTGCAAGTTGTTTCAATCAATAATAAAGGTGAATTTGGTATTCCTGTTACGAATGGTTTAAAGCCTGCACGTGAAATTTTTGTTGTTGTGACAGGAAGTGAAAAAGCGGATGTCATTAAAAAATTATATGAAGACAATGGTAATACAAGCTTTATTCCTTCAAGTTTAAAAGCTCACCGTATGGTCAATGTCATTCTTGATGAAGCTGCTGCGCAAGGGTTACCTGATGATGTAAGAGCGTACTTCACTTCACTTTATGCATAA
- a CDS encoding SAS053 family DNA gyrase inhibitor, producing the protein MSEEKHIEHENEMVDNFDDLVQLGKEMEQISETNDQDKLNQSHDSEGRSNQ; encoded by the coding sequence ATGTCTGAAGAAAAACATATCGAACATGAAAATGAGATGGTAGATAATTTCGATGATCTTGTGCAATTAGGCAAAGAAATGGAACAGATTTCTGAAACAAATGATCAAGACAAATTGAACCAATCACATGACTCTGAGGGACGTTCAAATCAATAA
- the fumC gene encoding class II fumarate hydratase, producing the protein MSVRIEHDTFGEIEVPSDKYWGAQTQRSKQNFPVGKEKMPIEVIYGFAQLKRGAALANHALGKLSEAKKDAIVHACDRILKGELDEHFPLVVWQTGSGTQSNMNVNEVVSYVANEYLKENGSDEHIHPNDDVNKSQSSNDTFPTAMHVALYHEIESKLEPALKGLRETFYQKENAYKDIIKIGRTHLQDATPITLGQEISGWRYMLDVCEQLLSESKKHILNLAIGGTAVGTGINAHPEFGDKVAHYISENTGYPFVSSENKFHALTAHDEVVQLHGSLKALAGDLMKIANDIRWLASGPRAGLAEISIPENEPGSSIMPGKVNPTQCEMLTMVAAQVMGNDTVVGFSSSQGNFELNVFKPVIFHNTLQSIYLLADGMNTFNQNCAVGIEPIEDNIDRYLNRSLMLVTALNPHIGYENAASIAKKAHREGLTLKEAAIQSGHLTEEQFDAWIKPEDMVHPK; encoded by the coding sequence ATGTCAGTAAGAATTGAACACGACACTTTCGGTGAAATTGAAGTACCATCAGATAAATATTGGGGTGCTCAAACCCAACGAAGTAAGCAAAATTTTCCAGTAGGTAAAGAGAAAATGCCTATTGAAGTAATATATGGTTTTGCACAGTTAAAACGTGGTGCTGCCTTAGCAAACCATGCGTTAGGTAAATTAAGCGAAGCAAAAAAAGATGCGATTGTACACGCATGTGATCGTATTTTAAAAGGCGAATTAGATGAACATTTTCCATTAGTTGTTTGGCAAACTGGAAGCGGTACTCAAAGTAATATGAACGTCAACGAGGTTGTGAGCTACGTTGCAAATGAATATTTAAAAGAAAATGGTAGTGACGAGCACATCCATCCAAATGATGACGTGAACAAATCACAAAGTTCGAATGATACATTTCCAACAGCGATGCATGTGGCATTATATCATGAGATTGAATCTAAATTAGAGCCGGCATTAAAAGGTTTACGAGAAACATTCTATCAAAAAGAAAATGCCTATAAAGATATTATTAAAATTGGTCGAACGCATCTTCAAGATGCCACACCGATTACATTAGGTCAAGAAATTAGTGGTTGGCGTTATATGTTAGATGTATGTGAACAACTTCTTTCTGAATCGAAAAAACATATTCTTAATCTAGCAATTGGAGGAACGGCAGTGGGAACGGGAATTAATGCGCATCCTGAATTTGGTGATAAAGTTGCACATTATATCTCAGAAAATACTGGTTATCCATTCGTATCCTCAGAAAATAAATTCCATGCATTAACAGCACATGATGAAGTGGTTCAATTACATGGTTCTTTAAAGGCATTAGCAGGCGATTTAATGAAAATCGCGAATGATATTCGATGGTTAGCTTCAGGTCCACGTGCAGGACTTGCGGAAATTTCAATTCCAGAAAATGAACCAGGCTCATCGATTATGCCAGGTAAAGTAAATCCAACGCAATGTGAAATGTTAACGATGGTCGCAGCACAAGTGATGGGGAATGACACTGTCGTCGGTTTCTCAAGTTCTCAAGGTAATTTTGAACTCAATGTATTTAAACCGGTCATCTTCCATAACACCCTTCAATCCATTTATTTATTAGCCGATGGTATGAACACATTTAATCAAAATTGTGCTGTTGGTATTGAACCAATTGAAGATAATATCGATCGTTATTTAAATCGCTCACTGATGCTTGTAACTGCATTAAATCCACATATTGGTTATGAAAATGCAGCGTCAATTGCTAAAAAAGCACATAGAGAAGGCTTAACTTTAAAAGAAGCAGCGATACAATCTGGCCATTTAACTGAAGAACAATTTGATGCATGGATTAAACCAGAAGATATGGTACATCCTAAGTAA
- the ppx gene encoding exopolyphosphatase has protein sequence MERNGLIDIGSNTIRLVIFQYHPDTGLNEIQNIKTPARLSQYLDAKQKMSEEGIQVLTEALHSFKKVADKFKVDNLFPIATAAIRQSTNQKDIIKHIKKKVGLEIIMIPEEDEAFYGAYAVTHTTGINHGITVDIGGGSTELTYFENRKIKQATSFPFGVVTLSRMFFENKDHNDKEAVKKMEKFLKHEFGKLEWINQQHVPLIGIGGSARNCARIHQSSHQYPIAGVHGYTMTNEGLKEVYQLLKKTSRDDLTHLDGLSRDRADIILPAVAVFNLLYDIIDASAFTFSRKGIREGFIMNQIANAYPGEFSRNHVRQDALKHLANEYHIEQSGAKQRVKLASSLFDQIVKLKQLDIDEALEQLFLEAAYLYYLGKFIDSDSSSQHTYYLIANSSINGLTHKERVTLALLASFKNKSLLKFYSDETGWFDSEEISDIQTLGGIVKFVNAMNISNTNTVNRLTLRKDKAGFQLDVYYHGEPIAEAYQTLRQKKHLEKVLKDNVKINFTKS, from the coding sequence ATGGAGCGAAACGGTTTAATCGATATCGGATCGAATACGATTCGTCTCGTTATTTTTCAATATCACCCAGATACCGGACTTAATGAAATTCAAAATATTAAAACACCTGCGCGACTCAGTCAATACTTAGATGCAAAGCAAAAAATGTCTGAGGAAGGTATTCAAGTTTTGACCGAAGCGTTGCATAGTTTTAAAAAAGTGGCTGACAAATTTAAAGTTGACAATTTGTTTCCTATAGCTACAGCAGCTATTCGTCAATCTACAAATCAAAAAGACATCATTAAGCACATAAAGAAAAAAGTTGGTCTCGAAATCATCATGATTCCAGAAGAGGATGAAGCTTTTTATGGGGCTTATGCCGTAACACATACTACCGGAATCAATCATGGAATTACAGTAGATATTGGTGGTGGTTCAACTGAGCTTACTTATTTTGAAAATCGTAAAATTAAGCAAGCAACAAGTTTTCCATTTGGTGTAGTGACACTTTCTAGAATGTTCTTTGAAAATAAAGATCACAATGATAAAGAAGCAGTCAAAAAAATGGAAAAGTTCTTGAAACATGAATTTGGGAAATTAGAATGGATTAATCAACAACATGTCCCTTTAATAGGTATTGGCGGTTCTGCACGTAACTGTGCACGAATTCACCAATCATCACATCAATATCCAATCGCAGGCGTTCATGGTTATACAATGACAAATGAAGGATTGAAAGAGGTTTATCAATTGTTGAAAAAAACCTCAAGGGATGATTTAACACATCTAGATGGATTAAGTCGCGATCGTGCCGATATCATTTTGCCTGCAGTTGCTGTATTCAACCTGTTATATGACATCATTGATGCTAGTGCCTTTACATTTTCTAGAAAAGGGATACGTGAAGGATTTATAATGAACCAAATTGCCAATGCGTACCCTGGAGAGTTTTCTCGAAATCATGTGCGTCAAGATGCGCTTAAACATCTTGCGAATGAGTACCACATTGAACAAAGTGGAGCGAAACAACGTGTTAAACTCGCATCATCATTATTTGATCAAATAGTCAAATTAAAGCAACTTGATATTGATGAGGCACTTGAACAATTATTTTTAGAAGCAGCATACCTATACTACCTTGGTAAATTTATAGATTCAGACTCAAGCTCGCAACATACGTATTACTTGATTGCCAATTCTAGCATTAATGGTTTAACACATAAAGAACGCGTCACATTGGCGTTACTCGCTAGCTTTAAAAATAAATCGTTATTAAAATTTTACAGTGATGAAACAGGTTGGTTTGATTCAGAGGAAATAAGCGATATTCAAACATTAGGTGGTATTGTTAAATTTGTGAATGCCATGAATATCTCTAACACAAATACTGTGAATCGACTTACGCTAAGAAAAGACAAAGCCGGTTTCCAACTAGATGTTTATTATCATGGGGAACCTATCGCTGAAGCATACCAAACATTACGTCAAAAAAAGCATCTAGAAAAAGTACTCAAAGACAATGTAAAAATTAACTTTACAAAATCTTAA